The sequence ACCGCCCCTCACCGAGCCGTTTTGGGACTCGAGTGGGCGAACCGAGTCCCGCCGCGAGACCGTCGGAATCCATGCGCCAAAGGTTCATAGCGTCCGCCCGAATCGGCCCGCCGGGGGAAGCCCCATGACTGGCGAAGTTGGACACTTTGAGATCCCGGCGGACAAGCCCGATCGCGCCCGGAAGTTCTACGCGGCGACCTTCGGATGGAAGATGAACGAAATGCCCGGCATGGACTACACGATGGTGAGCACGGGCCCCGTCGACGACCAGGGTATGCCC is a genomic window of Thermoplasmata archaeon containing:
- a CDS encoding VOC family protein, whose amino-acid sequence is MTGEVGHFEIPADKPDRARKFYAATFGWKMNEMPGMDYTMVSTGPVDDQGMP